The Streptomyces sp. NBC_00576 genome contains the following window.
GCAGTACGCCATCCAGGCCGCGCTCGGCGGCCGGCAGTCCATCTATGAACTCACCGCCCCCGGCGGCAGGTTGCGCGAACAGCGCGACCGCGCCTGGGAACGCCTCAACGAGATCCCCGGCGTCTCGTGCGTCAAGCCGAAGGGCGCGCTGTACGCGTTCCCGCGTCTCGACCCGGCCGTACACAAGATCCACGACGACGAGAAGTTCGTCCTGGACCTGCTCCTCCAGGAGAAGATCCAGGTCGTACAGGGCACGGGCTTCAACTGGCCCTCCCCCGACCACTTCCGCATCCTCACCCTCCCCCACGCGGACGACCTGGACGTGGCGATCAGCAGGATCGGGCGGTTCCTGAGCGGATATCGGCAGTAGCGCCCGCCGGGGTGGTCGACCGCCGTCCGTCATGGGTAATCCGTCCCCATGACGGACCGACCGCTACTGCTCCTCGACGTCGACGGCCCCCTCAACCCGTTTCGCGCCCGGCTCCTGCGCCATCGCGGCTACGTGACCTGCCGGGTGCACCCCGCCAACTGGTCCTCCCGGCAGAAGCCGGGCTCCCGGCGACTGCGCCGGGGCCTGCGGATACGACTGCACCCGGGGCACGGGGCCCGACTGCTCGCCCTGCCGTACGACCTGGCGTGGGCCACGACCTGGATGCACGACGCCAACGAGATGATCGGCCCGGTGATCGGGCTTCCGGCCGCCCTCCCGGTCATCGAGTTCACCAACCTGTTCGCCGAGGATCCCGACGGGCTGTACTGGAAGACGCGACGCGTCGTGGAGTGGGCCGACGGGCGCCCCTTCGTCTGGGTCGACGACA
Protein-coding sequences here:
- a CDS encoding HAD domain-containing protein — protein: MTDRPLLLLDVDGPLNPFRARLLRHRGYVTCRVHPANWSSRQKPGSRRLRRGLRIRLHPGHGARLLALPYDLAWATTWMHDANEMIGPVIGLPAALPVIEFTNLFAEDPDGLYWKTRRVVEWADGRPFVWVDDMITDLDVRHVAEHHSGRALLLRIDPRRGLREREFAELERWARDVRPGS